GTTGTCGGAGAGCTTCTGCTGATCCTCGCCCAGCAGATTGACCGCGAAGGAAGCCTCCTCCTCCGCCAGCATCGCGTTGAGAGCGCTGCGCTGGTCGATGACCACGGCGATCAGCGGTGGATCCGCCGACACCGAGGTGAAGGCCGACACGGTGAGCCCGTGGATTCGCTCCCCCTGACGGGCGGTGACCAGGGTGACTCCGGAAGCGAAATGGCGTAAGACGTCGCGAAATTCATCAGAAGAAATCATCGGACGAGCATTATACGGGTCCGGGAGGCGGACCGCCGGAGAACTGCCGAGGAGTCAAAGTGTCGGCGTCCGGAGGCGCCAATGGGCCTATCCACCCCGATCCCGCCACATTCCATCCTCTCCATGCCTTGATTCCGAAGTAGCCTAGACGACATGGGAAGCTCGACACCCCGAGGGCCGCAGCTGGCGAAGGCCCTTCTCTGGACCTGGCTCGCCTTAGGCTGGATTTCAGCCGAGGCCAGCGAGAGCGACCGCAAAGGCGAGCTCAGCACCCGGGAGAAGTTGCGCCAGGAGATCCCCGGAGAGGTTCCCAGCCTTCCAGCCCTTCCTCTGCAGCAGGAGCTAGCGCTTCCGCAGGGAACGGAGCCTCAGCTGGTCCTCACCATCCACGGCCACTCCGGGAGCCCCTACGAAGAGTCGGTGCTCTCCATCTGGCGCCGCACCGAAGAGGGCTTTCGGGAGGTGGAGACCCTCCGGGCTTCCATCTTTGGAGCCCGCACCTTCCGCTGGCACAGCCACCTCTTCCTCCACCTGCTGGTCTCCGAACCGGCGGCAGGGCACACCTGGACCACCGAATACCTGCACTACGTCGCGCCGGACTTCACCCTCCACGAAGTCCCCATGGGATTTCCCCGACGCTG
This genomic interval from Acidobacteriota bacterium contains the following:
- a CDS encoding flavin reductase family protein — translated: MISSDEFRDVLRHFASGVTLVTARQGERIHGLTVSAFTSVSADPPLIAVVIDQRSALNAMLAEEEASFAVNLLGEDQQKLSDNFAFLPEGERFRDGQWIPSETGAPVLEDALAWAACRVVARHALGTHILYVGQVEQSRTPRAGHGPLVYWNRGYRTLAEGDD